A genomic window from Cloacibacillus evryensis DSM 19522 includes:
- a CDS encoding Ldh family oxidoreductase, which produces MDRVFSHRELIGMAASLFEAGGLRKEDAGTVARDLVSADLRGLTSHGVSRIPMYLERIRRGVVNPRPEIKSTQTAPAAILLDGDDGMGFLASHRAVEEGTALAEKTGIAVVGVHKSTHFGMSASYVQQAVEAGYVCMAFTNSSPALAPVGAKVAFLGAAPLAAGIPGGKNSPDYILDMAMTIIARGKIRVAATNNEEIPLGLALDSDGKPTTDAKKAFAGVCLPFGGPKGAALAMLMDLLSGMFTGANYGGDVKSLYFDHSAPQNVGHIFFFMKPDLFIPREELAARMDEFYRRLTNLPKADGCKRIMMPGEPEAEKTKARMENGIPLSENIVKDIRQTAELYKIALGPKFD; this is translated from the coding sequence ATGGACAGAGTGTTCAGCCACAGAGAATTGATCGGCATGGCCGCTTCACTTTTTGAAGCGGGCGGGCTGAGGAAGGAAGACGCGGGGACGGTCGCGCGCGACCTTGTATCGGCGGATCTCCGGGGCCTGACTTCGCACGGCGTGTCAAGGATCCCCATGTATCTTGAAAGGATAAGAAGAGGTGTCGTCAACCCGCGGCCTGAGATAAAAAGCACGCAGACGGCGCCCGCCGCGATCCTGTTGGACGGGGACGACGGAATGGGATTCCTCGCCTCGCACCGCGCCGTTGAAGAGGGGACCGCCCTTGCGGAAAAGACGGGCATCGCCGTCGTCGGCGTTCACAAAAGCACCCACTTCGGAATGTCAGCGTCCTATGTCCAGCAGGCGGTAGAGGCCGGATACGTCTGCATGGCGTTTACCAACTCTTCGCCCGCGCTTGCACCTGTCGGCGCAAAGGTCGCCTTTCTCGGCGCGGCCCCGCTGGCGGCAGGCATACCGGGCGGCAAAAATTCTCCGGATTACATACTCGACATGGCGATGACTATTATCGCGCGCGGCAAGATCAGAGTCGCCGCAACGAATAATGAAGAGATCCCGCTTGGGCTCGCGCTCGATTCCGACGGCAAGCCGACGACCGACGCAAAGAAGGCATTCGCAGGCGTCTGCCTTCCGTTCGGCGGCCCAAAAGGCGCGGCGCTTGCCATGCTGATGGATCTGCTGAGCGGCATGTTCACGGGAGCCAATTACGGCGGCGACGTCAAGAGCCTCTACTTCGACCACAGCGCTCCGCAGAACGTCGGGCATATCTTCTTCTTCATGAAGCCCGACCTCTTTATCCCGCGTGAAGAACTTGCGGCGCGCATGGACGAATTCTACCGCAGGCTGACAAACCTGCCGAAAGCGGACGGCTGCAAAAGGATCATGATGCCGGGCGAACCGGAGGCGGAAAAGACGAAGGCGCGCATGGAAAACGGCATCCCGCTTTCAGAGAATATCGTAAAAGATATCAGGCAGACGGCCGAGCTTTATAAAATTGCTCTCGGCCCCAAGTTCGACTGA
- a CDS encoding SLC13 family permease, with translation MTMQIIALGFLIGAIAIGFIKKINVGIAAFGLVLLLALIGGLKLKVIFAGFPTKLFITLLGTMFFFALLQENKTLELLSQKIIAAVGKNAFLIPIILYVTAYALSAAGPGAISAQAVTILFAVTLAVQMKVDPLLLATPAFLGAVGGTVSPIALTGIIISDLFAAQNISVPNSQWILLFGITAVNFLCALVTYIWFKGYRLSPDDTIKSESLPAFNNSQKMGLASLLFLVCAVVLLKWDVGLVSFTLGFVLVLFGAANEQKALKLIQWNVLILISGVSVLMNVTQELGGIALLSNMLASVMNKATAPSVMALTGGILSWFSSANGVVFPTLIPTLPRIAQQLGSGMPGVMEMTMGIVGAATVAGISPLSTGGSLILAVYSQEARCDVKEQQKLFARCFILSFCFVAFVAVIAAFIFKPICG, from the coding sequence ATGACAATGCAGATAATAGCTCTCGGGTTCCTTATCGGAGCGATTGCAATAGGATTCATAAAAAAGATAAACGTAGGGATAGCGGCCTTCGGGCTAGTGCTCCTGCTTGCGCTTATCGGCGGCCTGAAGCTTAAAGTGATATTCGCAGGATTCCCGACAAAGCTGTTCATCACATTGCTTGGCACGATGTTCTTCTTTGCGCTCCTGCAGGAGAATAAGACGCTTGAACTTCTCTCGCAGAAGATAATCGCGGCGGTCGGGAAGAACGCGTTTCTGATACCGATCATTCTCTACGTAACGGCCTACGCGCTTTCGGCGGCCGGCCCCGGAGCCATCTCAGCGCAGGCGGTCACCATATTGTTCGCGGTCACGCTCGCGGTGCAGATGAAGGTGGACCCGCTGCTTCTCGCCACGCCGGCGTTTCTCGGGGCGGTCGGCGGCACCGTATCGCCGATCGCGCTGACGGGCATCATTATAAGCGACCTGTTTGCGGCGCAAAATATATCTGTTCCGAACTCGCAGTGGATCCTGCTCTTTGGGATAACGGCGGTAAATTTCCTCTGCGCGCTGGTCACATATATCTGGTTCAAAGGTTATAGGCTTTCGCCGGATGACACTATAAAGAGCGAATCGCTGCCCGCCTTCAATAATTCGCAGAAAATGGGGCTTGCCTCGCTGCTGTTTCTGGTATGCGCCGTAGTCCTCCTTAAATGGGACGTAGGGCTCGTCTCCTTCACTCTCGGTTTTGTGCTCGTGCTTTTCGGCGCGGCCAATGAGCAGAAGGCTCTCAAACTCATCCAGTGGAACGTGCTCATCCTCATCTCCGGCGTCTCCGTACTGATGAACGTGACGCAGGAACTTGGCGGCATCGCGCTTCTTTCAAACATGCTTGCCTCCGTCATGAACAAGGCGACGGCGCCCTCGGTGATGGCGCTGACGGGAGGCATCCTCTCATGGTTCAGCTCCGCAAACGGAGTCGTATTCCCGACGCTAATCCCGACGCTGCCGCGGATCGCGCAGCAGCTCGGAAGCGGGATGCCGGGCGTAATGGAAATGACGATGGGCATAGTGGGAGCCGCCACCGTTGCGGGGATCAGCCCGCTCTCGACCGGAGGCAGCCTCATCCTGGCCGTATATTCACAGGAAGCGCGCTGCGACGTTAAGGAACAGCAGAAGCTTTTTGCAAGATGTTTCATACTCTCATTCTGTTTCGTAGCTTTTGTCGCTGTCATTGCGGCGTTCATATTCAAACCTATCTGCGGATAG
- a CDS encoding dihydroxy-acid dehydratase — protein sequence MIKADTNSQEAYYIGLMNAAGFRNKDIEKPLIGIVNSWNEVNPGHRPLRELAERVKEGVWAAGGTPAEFNVPAPCDGMAQIRGMNYVLPQRDLIAASIESMARAHGFDGLVFLCSCDKIVPGMLMAAALLDRPSVFLTAGAMVPYENKGKTYITSDLKEAIGSRSKGTVTEDEFRDFKANICHSCGTCSMYGTANTMAVFAEAAGVCPFGSATEFFCSSAKAKQARDMGERIVELVHEGKPFSYFMNRRSVENGIKHISATGGSTNAALHVLAIAKTLGIPLTLQNFDRIQKEVPVIAKFKPSSDFNMSDYHNAGGVPATMWAIRSHLDLDTPRITGGTLRDEIRPPFDASVICEEDNALLKNGTFAVLYGNLAPKGCVVKKSGVEASMFKHRGPAVVFESEEDVLKHLEGGQVKPGSVLVIRYEGPKGGPGMREMSIPAAMLVGMGLHKSAAMITDGRFSGATRGPCVGHISPEAWEGGPIAAVRNGDMVDIDLDEGTIQVELTDEEIRERLRSAARPDHKAEGMLRRYRECVSGSDEGALWLF from the coding sequence ATGATCAAAGCAGACACGAACTCTCAGGAAGCTTACTATATCGGCCTTATGAACGCGGCGGGATTCCGCAACAAAGACATTGAAAAACCGCTCATTGGGATCGTCAATTCGTGGAACGAGGTAAACCCCGGACACCGTCCGCTGCGGGAGCTGGCGGAGCGCGTAAAAGAGGGAGTATGGGCCGCCGGAGGTACGCCCGCGGAGTTCAACGTGCCGGCGCCGTGCGACGGAATGGCGCAGATACGCGGCATGAATTATGTATTGCCGCAGCGCGACCTTATCGCCGCTTCGATCGAGTCGATGGCGCGCGCCCACGGCTTCGACGGCCTCGTCTTCCTCTGCTCCTGCGACAAGATCGTCCCCGGCATGCTGATGGCGGCCGCGCTGCTTGACCGCCCGTCCGTATTTTTGACAGCTGGTGCTATGGTTCCTTATGAAAACAAAGGAAAGACCTATATCACCTCCGACCTTAAAGAGGCGATAGGAAGCCGTTCAAAAGGAACGGTCACGGAAGATGAGTTCCGCGATTTCAAAGCTAATATCTGCCATTCGTGCGGGACCTGTTCAATGTACGGAACGGCAAACACGATGGCCGTCTTCGCAGAGGCGGCGGGCGTCTGCCCCTTCGGTTCCGCGACGGAGTTCTTCTGTTCGTCCGCCAAGGCAAAACAGGCGCGTGATATGGGCGAACGGATAGTTGAACTCGTTCATGAAGGCAAGCCCTTTTCGTATTTCATGAACAGGCGCTCGGTTGAAAACGGTATAAAGCACATCTCCGCAACGGGCGGCTCGACAAACGCGGCGCTGCATGTGCTCGCTATCGCAAAAACGCTGGGGATACCTCTTACGCTTCAGAACTTCGACAGGATACAGAAAGAGGTCCCCGTTATCGCAAAGTTCAAGCCGTCCTCGGACTTCAACATGAGCGATTATCATAACGCAGGCGGAGTGCCGGCGACTATGTGGGCAATACGTTCTCATCTCGACCTCGACACGCCAAGAATAACAGGCGGAACGCTGCGCGACGAAATACGCCCTCCCTTTGACGCATCCGTGATATGTGAAGAAGATAATGCGCTGCTGAAAAACGGGACGTTTGCGGTCCTTTACGGCAATCTTGCCCCCAAGGGCTGCGTCGTTAAAAAAAGCGGCGTCGAGGCGTCGATGTTCAAACACCGCGGCCCCGCCGTCGTCTTCGAATCTGAAGAGGACGTTCTGAAACACCTTGAAGGCGGGCAGGTAAAGCCCGGCTCGGTGCTGGTCATCCGTTATGAAGGGCCGAAGGGCGGCCCCGGAATGCGCGAGATGTCTATTCCCGCGGCGATGCTCGTAGGGATGGGGCTGCACAAGTCGGCAGCCATGATAACGGACGGGCGTTTTTCCGGCGCCACGCGCGGCCCGTGTGTCGGGCACATATCTCCTGAAGCCTGGGAAGGCGGCCCCATCGCGGCGGTAAGAAACGGCGACATGGTTGACATAGACCTTGACGAAGGAACGATACAGGTCGAGCTGACCGACGAAGAGATACGGGAAAGGCTCCGCAGCGCGGCGCGGCCCGACCATAAAGCCGAAGGCATGCTCAGGCGGTACAGAGAATGCGTCAGCGGTTCGGATGAAGGCGCGCTCTGGCTTTTCTGA
- a CDS encoding NAD(P)-dependent oxidoreductase, with product MKISFAGLGKMGAPIAMNLAKGGDELTVFDINESNLAKFSGLKNVKTTGNTDDICEAGVIFLCLPNGDIVKKTALGKNGLISKMKKGAVLADLSTISWKAAMDVAEGCAETGIEFMDCPISGMEARAIDGTLTVMCGGKEETFRRIEPLLKMIGTNILYMGKNGAGQLTKLINQLLFDINAAAIAEVVPMAALMGLDPEKTASVINSGTGRSYASEFFLPRALEGNFSEGYAMKNAYKDLVSAAEISASQSIPMPVLAAATATYQQALRSGYGELGKGAMIKVFEKLLGTEFRKG from the coding sequence ATGAAGATTTCTTTCGCAGGCCTGGGGAAGATGGGAGCGCCGATTGCGATGAACCTTGCAAAAGGCGGCGATGAACTGACGGTATTTGATATAAACGAGTCGAACCTTGCGAAGTTCAGCGGGCTGAAAAATGTAAAGACGACGGGCAATACCGACGATATCTGCGAGGCCGGCGTTATCTTTCTCTGTCTCCCTAACGGCGATATCGTAAAGAAGACCGCGCTCGGCAAAAACGGGCTTATATCCAAAATGAAAAAGGGCGCTGTGCTTGCTGACCTCAGCACTATCAGCTGGAAAGCCGCGATGGATGTGGCGGAGGGCTGCGCGGAGACCGGGATAGAGTTCATGGACTGCCCGATATCCGGTATGGAGGCGCGCGCGATAGACGGTACGCTCACGGTCATGTGCGGAGGGAAGGAAGAAACCTTCCGCCGTATAGAGCCACTGCTGAAAATGATCGGCACAAATATCCTTTATATGGGAAAGAACGGAGCCGGGCAGCTTACGAAGCTTATCAACCAGCTGCTCTTCGACATCAACGCCGCCGCGATCGCGGAGGTCGTTCCTATGGCCGCTCTGATGGGGCTCGATCCGGAAAAGACGGCGTCCGTCATAAACAGCGGCACGGGGCGCAGTTACGCCTCGGAATTTTTCCTGCCCCGCGCCCTCGAAGGGAACTTCTCAGAAGGATACGCGATGAAGAACGCATATAAAGACCTTGTCAGCGCCGCTGAGATATCGGCGTCGCAGTCGATCCCGATGCCGGTGCTCGCCGCAGCCACGGCGACCTACCAGCAGGCGCTTCGTTCAGGCTACGGAGAGCTCGGAAAAGGCGCTATGATAAAAGTTTTTGAAAAACTTCTGGGAACGGAATTCAGAAAGGGCTGA
- a CDS encoding LysR family transcriptional regulator, translating into MMREIDWYILDSLMRTKNITKSAEALYMSQPTITKRIMNIEEHFGVKLLKRTNKGVTFTPEGECLGQRAAGLAASFKQINEEMERFSSGKFGEIRLVMPNSFGKFKFPHIIRNYSALCPGVSFSVQTALSDKVCGVMEAGEASVGFICGDYAFAGEKYDIYEEQSFLAYARKVTLGEIPALPRIEYVKGVFTKKLLDGWIAENFPSKLRVSFSVDNGDTALEMVRSGLGYSFFSAEKFLENDKALFRLPLYNKDGSPLVRKTWMLWYKDDYERSMIIKNFVDFMRSEQ; encoded by the coding sequence ATGATGAGAGAGATCGACTGGTACATCCTTGATTCTTTGATGCGGACGAAGAACATAACGAAAAGCGCCGAGGCGCTCTACATGTCTCAGCCTACGATAACAAAACGCATCATGAATATAGAAGAGCATTTCGGAGTCAAGCTCCTGAAGCGCACAAACAAGGGAGTCACGTTCACGCCTGAGGGAGAGTGCCTCGGACAGCGCGCTGCCGGGCTTGCCGCCTCTTTCAAACAAATAAACGAAGAGATGGAGCGTTTTTCATCTGGAAAATTCGGCGAGATACGGCTCGTCATGCCTAATTCGTTTGGAAAGTTCAAATTCCCGCACATTATAAGGAACTACAGCGCGCTCTGCCCCGGAGTATCTTTCAGCGTCCAGACGGCTCTCTCCGATAAAGTTTGCGGCGTCATGGAGGCGGGAGAGGCATCCGTCGGTTTTATCTGCGGTGATTATGCGTTTGCGGGCGAAAAATATGACATTTATGAAGAACAGAGCTTCCTCGCGTACGCGCGGAAGGTAACGCTGGGCGAGATCCCGGCGCTCCCGCGGATAGAATACGTTAAGGGAGTGTTTACCAAAAAGCTGCTGGACGGCTGGATCGCAGAGAATTTCCCTTCAAAGCTGCGTGTCTCGTTCTCTGTCGATAACGGCGACACAGCGCTTGAGATGGTCCGGAGCGGGCTCGGATACAGCTTCTTTTCCGCTGAGAAATTTCTCGAAAACGATAAGGCGCTTTTCAGGCTGCCGCTCTATAATAAGGATGGCTCTCCTCTGGTAAGAAAGACCTGGATGCTATGGTACAAAGACGATTATGAGAGATCGATGATCATAAAAAACTTCGTAGACTTTATGCGTTCAGAACAGTAA
- a CDS encoding lactonase family protein: MTVYAYVGCRTTQKRNARGKGIEIFTIDEITGEWTKCGGFPITPNPSYLCFDKAHEHLYTVHGDYSEATAFKVDKSDGGLFKLNTVSTGGENPVFITPDKTDRWLIAANLQTGSVVSFRKDADGSLSDMVGQAFISGIGPGEISHPHQTVFDRGENFLIVPAQGRKAGLSKTTVFEFDPADGSFREKTTLKTRDRAEARHMAFHPNGGYCYLVNEKDNTVCFHHYDPASGTLTPKQILPVLPDTYTGNGQASGIVITGDGMNLYVSNRIHDSIAHFAIDPATGMISASEWISSYGRTPRFITLGPDGRTLYAANEDSDTIVRYEIKENGALEKRGDAVNTGSPVCIIFAEF; the protein is encoded by the coding sequence ATGACTGTTTACGCCTATGTTGGATGCCGGACGACGCAGAAAAGAAACGCGCGCGGCAAAGGGATAGAAATATTCACCATTGATGAAATCACGGGCGAGTGGACAAAATGCGGCGGTTTCCCCATAACTCCCAATCCCTCTTATCTTTGCTTTGATAAGGCCCATGAGCATCTTTATACGGTGCACGGAGACTACAGCGAAGCGACGGCATTTAAAGTAGATAAGAGCGACGGCGGCCTGTTCAAGCTCAATACCGTCTCCACCGGCGGCGAGAACCCCGTATTCATAACGCCGGACAAGACGGACCGCTGGCTGATCGCCGCAAACCTCCAGACGGGAAGCGTCGTCTCTTTCAGGAAAGACGCGGACGGGTCCCTATCGGATATGGTCGGGCAGGCCTTTATTTCGGGCATAGGCCCCGGAGAGATATCGCACCCGCACCAGACTGTTTTTGACAGGGGCGAGAATTTTCTTATCGTCCCAGCGCAGGGCCGCAAGGCGGGTTTATCAAAGACGACAGTCTTTGAATTCGACCCTGCAGACGGGTCCTTTCGCGAAAAAACCACCCTCAAAACGCGCGACCGCGCGGAGGCAAGGCATATGGCGTTCCATCCCAACGGCGGATACTGCTATCTTGTAAACGAAAAAGACAACACGGTCTGCTTCCATCATTACGATCCCGCCTCAGGCACGCTTACGCCAAAACAGATACTGCCGGTGCTCCCCGATACATATACAGGGAACGGCCAGGCAAGCGGCATAGTGATCACCGGCGACGGCATGAATCTGTATGTGTCAAACAGGATACATGATTCGATCGCGCATTTCGCAATAGACCCGGCGACGGGAATGATCTCTGCCTCGGAATGGATCTCTTCGTACGGCAGAACACCGAGATTCATAACGCTGGGCCCGGACGGCCGCACTCTTTACGCGGCCAACGAGGATTCCGACACGATCGTAAGATATGAGATCAAAGAAAACGGAGCGCTTGAAAAACGGGGAGACGCCGTAAACACCGGAAGCCCGGTGTGCATTATATTTGCTGAGTTTTAA
- a CDS encoding sugar phosphate isomerase/epimerase family protein, which translates to MRLCYPLTTPDAGVRIMGLYGPYEESFALLAKIGYEGAELMVRRPAPELADETKRLCGKYRIKIAAVGLTPAVKADKLFISSPDPEVRAAALERAGEVIRFASELGAPFCIGSFRGRVSEEADSLLNAEKAFRDISEQCTTAGIPFLVEPQGASNSNYMNDLEQAQRFKKEAGIENMKFIFDMFHAQINEPLLFASIVKNAVDFGLVHCSGEKRLAPGDGAMPCREIIGTIAACGYDGWYSTEIKQEPDQETAARRAFDFLNNVKQETGR; encoded by the coding sequence ATGAGACTCTGCTACCCGCTGACGACGCCGGACGCGGGCGTCAGGATAATGGGGCTTTACGGGCCTTACGAAGAAAGTTTCGCGCTGCTTGCGAAGATCGGGTACGAGGGTGCCGAGCTTATGGTGCGCCGTCCTGCGCCGGAACTTGCGGATGAAACAAAGCGTCTCTGCGGAAAATACAGAATAAAGATCGCGGCGGTGGGCCTCACTCCGGCGGTCAAAGCGGACAAACTCTTTATCTCGTCGCCCGACCCGGAGGTCCGCGCAGCCGCGCTTGAAAGAGCCGGGGAAGTTATAAGATTTGCCTCCGAGCTCGGCGCGCCGTTCTGTATCGGCAGTTTCCGCGGCCGCGTCTCAGAAGAGGCTGATTCTCTCCTGAACGCCGAAAAAGCATTTAGGGATATCTCGGAGCAGTGTACAACCGCCGGCATTCCCTTCCTTGTCGAGCCGCAGGGCGCGTCAAATTCAAATTATATGAACGACCTGGAGCAGGCGCAGCGCTTTAAGAAGGAGGCCGGCATCGAGAATATGAAATTCATCTTCGATATGTTTCACGCGCAAATCAACGAACCGCTTCTATTTGCCTCAATAGTTAAAAACGCGGTGGATTTCGGCCTCGTGCACTGTTCGGGAGAAAAGCGCCTTGCGCCCGGAGACGGCGCGATGCCGTGCAGAGAGATCATCGGGACTATCGCCGCATGCGGATACGACGGGTGGTACTCAACAGAAATAAAACAGGAACCGGATCAGGAGACCGCCGCGCGGCGTGCATTCGATTTCCTGAATAACGTCAAACAAGAAACGGGGAGGTAA